One genomic window of Mus caroli chromosome 12, CAROLI_EIJ_v1.1, whole genome shotgun sequence includes the following:
- the LOC110306962 gene encoding transmembrane protein 229B-like, with translation MASAEPLTALSRWYLYAIHGYFCEVMFTAAWEFVVNFNWKFPGVTTVWALFIYGTSILIVEHMYLRLRGCCPLLVRCVIYTLWTYLWEFTTGFVLRQFNTCPWDYSQFDFDFMDLITLEYAVPWFCGALIMEQFIIHNTLRLRFDKDAEPGEAASPPALANGHVKTD, from the coding sequence ATGGCTTCTGCCGAGCCCCTGACAGCGCTGTCCCGTTGGTACCTATATGCTATCCACGGCTACTTCTGCGAGGTGATGTTTACAGCGGCCTGGGAATTTGTGGTGAATTTTAACTGGAAGTTCCCGGGAGTCACGACTGTGTGGGCCCTCTTCATCTATGGCACCTCCATCCTGATCGTGGAGCACATGTACCTGCGTCTGCGTGGctgctgtcctcttctggtgcgctGTGTCATCTACACACTCTGGACCTACCTGTGGGAATTCACCACCGGCTTTGTCCTACGCCAGTTCAACACCTGTCCCTGGGACTACTCCCAGTTCGACTTTGATTTCATGGACCTCATTACCCTGGAGTATGCTGTGCCCTGGTTCTGCGGGGCCCTCATCATGGAGCAGTTTATCATCCACAACACCCTCCGCCTGCGCTTTGACAAGGACGCAGAGCCTGGGGAAGCTGCCAGCCCACCAGCCCTGGCCAATGGCCACGTCAAGACCGACTGA